One Natronosalvus amylolyticus genomic window, GTCACAATTTTTAGAGACACTGTATCCCAACCGTGCGGACTGGGCAATAAGTGTTCTTGGCTCCAACGTTGCGCTTCGATCGCCCGGTATTGCCGTTGACGACACCATGGTTCGCTCAAGATGAAATGTAGTTAATTAACTGTGTGGCCACGTCCTCGGTTCGTTCGTCCACCAGAGAAGTCATATGGAACTCTACCTCTGGTGCACTGTTGAGGGTTACGAGCGTCCACGGGAGGACGTGACTTCGTTCCCCGAGTGGCTCGCCTTCGTAGTCGTCGTCGCGGAGCGTGAGTGACTCCTCGTGGTAGGTCTTCGTGGAGATCAGGACGGTAATAAGCTGTACACCGTGGTTTGGAAATT contains:
- a CDS encoding PemK-like protein; its protein translation is MTAFGELERGDIIWGTDPLSDKGRPMLVLGTPQFPNHGVQLITVLISTKTYHEESLTLRDDDYEGEPLGERSHVLPWTLVTLNSAPEVEFHMTSLVDERTEDVATQLINYISS